In the genome of Cupriavidus taiwanensis, the window CACACTAGAGCCGGTGTTCAAAAAGTTCTGTCTGAATGGAAACATGCCAGTCCGATGTGGTCATGCAGATACAGGACGGCTTTCAGTCCAACCGGCCGCGTTTACCCTTATTTTGACTACTTGATATACCTAGTATGATTGCTGTGCAGGCGGGGCGTTGATGGCCTGGCGTTGTTTTCAAGCCGCTTCGGGCTCTCACGCTAATATTTTGGAGTCCATATGGTTTCCCTCTCAAGGGCGCTTATGCGCACGGCGATTGGCGACTTGACAGTGCTAGCGTCAGATGTGGCACATGGTGAGTCAATTAAGGGCAGGGTGCTGCTAAAGGAAGGGCGCATTACGGTTGGTATTCACGATCAGGCTTCTTGGGGCTTCAAAACTAACGACTGTCTGAAAAAGCGGAAAGCGGACGGTGCAATCGCAAAGATTATGTCGAAGTATGGCTTTACATCGGCTGAAACGGTGCCTGAACGCGTAACGGCGCGGAGCCTGTGCCGGGTGTTTACTGCTGAAGGAATCAACTGTGAGTTTCTATCAAGTTCTGGCCGGAATATTCGGCGGCTTTAAAATTACAGCTATAGTCTCGGCCCTTGCATTGCTCTATGCAGTCCCGTTTTCGCTAGTATTTGGAATACTGCAGCACTTTGCAAAAGGCTCGGTCAGAATATTCATTACGGGACTCATAGAGTTTTGGCGTAGTTCCCCCGTGATCGTTTTGTTATATGCGTTTTATTACTCATTTCCAGCCGTTGGTATCAACCTCTCAGCGATTACAGTAGGGGCTATGGTTCTAGGGCTGAATACGGGGGGGTATGGAAGTCAGTCCGTTCGAGCTGCATTGCAGGCGCTGGACCACGGTCAGTTGGAGGCCGGACTTGCAATCGGACTCACGCGGTTTGACGTGCTGCGGTTCATCGAACTACCGCAAGCGATCACCCGGATGATCCCGACGTTTATTAACCAGGCGATACAGTTAATCAAGGGAACCGCGCTCGTCTCGCTGATTACCTTAACTGACATGACCTTTCGGGCCAAGGAGATTGCACAGGTCCAGTACAATCCCGTTGCAATCTACTCCGGACTCCTATTAGCCTACTTCATTGTTTGCTACCCCGTAACAATCATGGGGCGACGTATTGAAATTGCATTCGGAAAGAGCAGGCAGGCCATCTATGAACTTTGACATCACATATGCGCTTCGCATAATTCCCGAAGTGCTGCATGGACTTGGTAACACGATCCTCGTAACTATTCTAAGCTCTATCGGAGCGGCTCTTTTAGGATTTGGCTGGGAAATATTGAGGCGTTCGAGTAAGCCGATGCGTTATATGATGCGATTCGTTATCGACTTCATCAGATCTACTCCGGTACTTGTTCAATTGTATTTTCTGTTCTTTGTTCTGCCCTACTACAATATTGTTCTGCCGGCAATGTTCGTTGGGGTATTCGGTCTGAGTCTGTATTACTCGGGTTATCTGGCGGAAGTGTTTAAGGCTGGTATAGATGCCATTCCACGCGGACAGTATGAGGCAGCCCAGTCACTACGCCTGAGCAAGTTCGATACCGTAGCTTTCGTTATCGCCCCTCAGATGCTGCGCAATATCGCTGCCCCAATGGGAAGCTACTTTGTTTCCATACTGAAGTCTACGCCGTACCTTGCTGTATTAGCGGTTCCGGAGATGCTGGGAAGTGCCTTTGACGTGGCCGCGGACAGCTATCGCTACGCTGAACCTATGATGGTCGCTGGAAGTCTGTTCCTTATTTTGGCGCTTACTGTTGCGATGTTTGTTCAGCGACTCGAAAGACGGTTACTGCTTCCGAGTCGGCGTTAACTAATAGATTGGAGACGTGAATGAGTGCAACTATGCGAGCAATTAAGGTCGAGCCGGAATTCGTGACAGGGAAGCCGTCTGTGGAAATACGACATCTCTCGAAGTGGTACGGTGATTTTAAGGTTCTGAAGGATGTCAATTTGTCAGTGTCGAATGGTGAGCGAATCGTCATTTGCGGCCCTTCGGGTTCGGGCAAGTCGACCCTTATTCGTTGCATCAACCAACTCGAGGTTCACGAAGAAGGGCAGATTTTTGTCTACGGTGAAGAGATCCGAGCGGGAATGAAGAACCTTTCTTATCTTCGACGCGACATCGGAATGGTCTTCCAGCAGTTCAATTTGTTTCCCCACCTTACAGTCTTGCAGAACTGTACGCTGGCGTTAATTCGTGCGAGAAAGATGGGCAAAGATGAGGCGCAGAAGACCGCAATGCGAAACCTTGAAAAGGTGCGTATTCCAGAGCAGGCTCATAAATATCCGATGCAGCTTTCGGGAGGGCAGCAGCAACGCGTCGCAATTGCGCGAGCGCTTTGCATGGCGCCGAAGATTATGCTGTTTGACGAGCCTACATCTGCGCTTGATCCAGAGATGGTTAACGAAGTTTTGGACGTAATGACTACTCTTGCTCGAGAGGGCATGACCATGCTTTGTGTGACCCATGAGATGGCATTCGCGCGAAAAGTGGCAGATAGAGTCATTTTTATGGACAGTGGTGAAATTGTCGAAGAGGCCGCGCCGCAAAAATTCTTTAATTCCCCCCAAGCCGAACGTACTCGTCGTTTCCTTGAACAAATTGTTCATTAGGCAACTATCGGGGTTTTCAACGTCCAAATAAATAATTATCATTTCCAATTTCATTCATCAATTGGCAGCGTAAAACTTCATCTCGGCGTCAGTTGGTAAAATGTATGCGGAAGCGACGCATGGTCGCAGCCCTTAGGGAGGGGCCGGAGCCGAATGCCAGCAGACTGTATTGTGGTCTAACTGCCGCTCTTGCAGGAGCAGGGCCGAAACATTGCGACCTACACTGCGTTATACTAGGTATACGAAGTATCGACGTCTCCCAACAACGAGGACCAATGGAAACTCCATCGCAACACCGCGGGGGAGCTTGGCAATGACCAAACATGCTCTCACCCGAAATGGCTTATCTCTGCATGAAGGATTGCGTGCAGAGATTTCGAAGCGTATTGCTGCGGGGGTATATCTTAGGGGGGAAGCAATCCCCTCGACTTCCCAGCTCAGCGACGAATTCGACGTCAGTCCCATCACCGTGAAGCGTGCCGTGCGCGATTTGCAGTCGGCAGGAATGCTTATGTCCGTTCCTGGGAAAGGCATATTCGTTAAAGAGCAACGTCGCTTTATTCGCGCTTTGGGCGATTGGATGTCGTCCATGGACGACGCACGACGATTAGGTTTCACCCCGACGTTGGAGTTGCTTTCAATCAGTAAGGAGAAAATTACAGACCCCGCGCTGGCTCTATTGAAGCCACCGCAACGGAGCTTGCTGTGCGTACGTAAAGTCATATTCGCTGATGGGACTCCGATAATGTATGATTCCGCGTATATTTCCGCGGATGTTCCTGACCAAATGGTGGAGGAGTTCGGCGAGCGTTTCATTGTTGATGTTCTACGCGCTCATAACATTGAGCTAACGAATATGTCGTTAATTATCGACGCCGCCCCAGTATCCCAGGGAGCTCAGCAGGTCTTCGCAATCCCAAACGGCTACCCAATGCTACGGCGGCTCTATCACATAGAGGCTAACGAGCCTGGCTTCGATGTGTTTGGCGTGGTGGAATCACCGTTCGATAGGCTTGCTTGTTCGGTAAGTTTCCCTGCAGAGAGAATCAACGCTAAAAAGTAGAGAGCGGGCATCACTCACCGTTCGGCCGGTGCAGCGCGGGATGATTCGAACAGTCTAGGCGCAGTTTTCCTCATAGGATCAGCGTGTCGACCTTACATTGTCATGCCGTAGGTAGTGCCGATGTCAAGGTTGTCACCGGCCCCGCAGACTTACAGGCATCCGGGGCGGAAGCGTTCGCCGGTAGCTTGTCGGGATGAAGGGCCGAGTTGTTGTGCTTTCACAGTGAGTTGCTGTTTTAGACCGGGAGCAAAATCTGCGGCATTCAAGCAGCGGTTCTCGATGGGGCCCGTACGATGTCGTGTGAACAATAGCTTATCGAAGGCTCTCATCCTGTTCTCCTGCCGAAGTTAAACGCTCTGCCGGTCTGATGTGGCGCTTCACCGATTGATCTACGGCGCCAGCGCTGAGGCAAGTCAGTCTTCCTTCCAACTCCCCGTCAAGCATCAATATGTGCAGGTTGTGGAACACGAACCGGCCCCACCATCAGTCGGCGAAACCGCCATTACAAGATCCACATTGCCAGCCATGGTGGCATTTTGCTAGGCTGGAAATCTCGTCGGACGTATCCACCGGTTGCACCCCGAGCGTGCCTGGTAGTTTTACGCGTTGAGTCTGTCCAAGCGAATCGATGTTGACATCGTCGCAATTGTCGGCGTTCGATATCAGCTTACGCCGGCGTGGAGATTGACTGGGACTGGACAATGCGAGGCCAAAATATTGTGTAGGCATCAATGAATCTCGACACAACAGATCTGCGAATTCTCGATGAACTCCAGCAGAACAGCGCTCTAACGAACGTTGAACTAGCGCGCCGCGTTCATCTTTCTCCGTCGCCGTGTCTCGCTCGGGTCAAAGCCCTCGCGAGTGCCGGCGTCATACGGCGCTATGTCGCACTTGTCAGTGCTGCCGCTCTAGGCCTAGGGCTGAATGTCTTTATCTCAATTAGCTTGAAAGACCAAAGTAAGGACTCCTTGACAGAGTTCGAACGCCGCATCGCCGAACATGACGAAGTGATGGAGTGCTATTTAATGACCGGCGATAGCGATTATTTGATTCGGGTAGCAGTGGCCGACATGGCTGCGTTGGAGAGATTCATCCTGGAACAACTTACGCCGATTCCAGGAATCGAAAAAATTCGCTCTAGCTTCGCGCTCAAGCAGGTTCGTTATAAGACCGCCCTGCCCCTACCGTTGCAGCAGCGTTAGGTTCATCGCGGGACTTCATTAATGTATTTGTCATCGCGATGTCAATTAGAAAACCGACGACCTGTGGCAGGGCACCAAAGCGCATCATCATTATGCCGCTCGATCAACGTTGGAGGCTGTGCTTGAACGTAACCACGTGGAAGAGGTCTACCCCCATGGTGCCGAGCCCCTCGGAATTGAGCCATTGACGTGGTTGTCCGAAGTGATAGTGTTGTGCTGCCCACATTTGATGCTGGCCGACATCCGAGCAAACAATGGCGTTCTCCGGTGCGATTCGGCAGAGTGTTTCGATCACGTATTGGGGTTTTATGGTTTTGCCTTCCCGCGTATAGGCCAGACAGTTCTTAGTTCGCCATTCAGAAATGCGCTCCCACCAAGCCGTTTTGCTGCTGTACGGCTCCTCGCTGTCCCTCCAGGACTCAATGAGGCGCTGCAAGATGCGCAGGGCATCTCCAACGATTGGCACTGTCGGTTTGACCCTCTTACCAATGCTTGTCGGGTCAATGTCAATGTGGATGATTTGCCTTGGGGAAGAGCAGAGGTCTGCAACGTTGCCGATAACGCGGTCATCAAATCGAGCGCCGACGGCAAGGAGTACATCACACTCCTGCATCCCTCGGTTCGCCTCATAAGTGCCATGCATGCCGAGCATGCCAAGATTCCGGATGTCCTTTCCCGGGAAGGCGCCAAGCGCCATAAGCGTGGTGGTGACCGGCGCGTCGATCAAGGCTGCCAGTTTTCTCACCTCGGGGCTCGCTTGTGCAGACACGACACCGCCACCGATATAGAGATAGGGCCGCGCAGCACGCTTCAGCAAGCGAACGGCCTGGCGGATTTGTCCTTCGTGTCCCTCGACAGTAGGTCGATATGAACGAATGTCAGCTCGCTCAGGGTACTGAAATGGCCCGGTGTTGAGGGCTATATCCTTCGGAATGTCAACCAGCACCGGGCCGGGCCGGCCAGTACGCGCGAGGTGGAAAGCCTTTTTCAAAGCTTGAGGCAGGCTCGCCACGTCTGTCACGAGGAAATTGTGCTTCACAATGGGACGTGTAATGCCGACCGCATCGCACTCTTGAAAGGCGTCCTCGCCAATCATCCAGGTTGGCACATTCCCTGACAGGATCACCAGCGGTATCGAATCAAAGTAAGCCGTTGCGATACCTGTCACAGCGTTGGTAACACCGGGGCCAGATGTCACGAGAGCGACGCCAACTTCTCCGGTTGCACGAGCGTAGCCGTCCGCGGCATGTACCGCGGCTTGCTCATGACGCACGAGCAGATGCTGAAGACTTGCTTGCTGTGCAATAGCGTCGTAGATCGGTAGAACGGCGCCGCCGGGATAACCCCAAACGCTTTGTACGCCCTCCGCCAACAACGCTTCTACAATCATTTCCGCACCACTCATCATGCGAGACGGCGAAGAAGTGCGGGAGTGAAAATCAGGAGAGGGACGGTTCATCGCGAGTGTGTCTTTAGATTTAAGAAAAGGCAATGCTAAGTCCAGTTGATTCTAGGCGGATCCTTGCAGCATTGGTCGCTGAATTCGACTGTGAAAGCCCAGCGTCTCAGCGCGCCATGCCGACGATATGAGGCTGGCCAGTGAATCCATCTATCCGTAACCCTCTCGCTAGCAAGTGTCATGCAGCGTAAAAGACGTCAGAGGACATGAGGCTTGGTAGAGGAGGGCAAACGCTGAGCGCGCGGTCTTGATCTGAAATTCGCTAGCCCGTGTTCTTCTGACCCGCCCACAATCCGACGATAGTGTCCAGGCTGTTTGTTTCGTTCTGGCAGGAAGCTGCATTGCAGCAGATTGTGCTGGGAAGATAACGACTTGCAGTCGAATACGGTACGACATGCTTGGATTTCCAGCCTAGAATTTTGCCTATGAATACGCCAACTACACCCCTGCTCCAGGACGCGATCGCTGCACAGCAAGTCGACCTCGATCCCGTCGAAACCACCGAATGGCGTGAAGCGTTCATCGGATTGATTCAGGCATACGGCCCTGAACGCGGAAAGTACATCCTTGATGAGCTTGCTCGCCTGGCACGGGACCAAAGTGTCGGATGGCAGCCCAATCTAACGACGCCATATGTGAACACGATCAGCGTCGACGCGCAGCCGAAGTTCCCGGGCGACTTGGCCATTGAGGAGCGACTGGGCTCTATGATCCGCTGGAATGCACTAGCAATGGTCGTTCGAGCCAATCAGGCATATGGCGAACTGGGTGGACACATCGCGAGTTACGCGAGCGCCGCGGATCTGTTTGAGACCGGCTTCAATCACTTTTTCCGCGCTGACGATCTGGTGTTCTTTCAGGCGCATAGTGCGCCTGGTGTCTATGCGCGTGCTTTCCTTGAAGGCAGGTTGTCCGAAGCCGACCTGGCCCATTATCGACAGGAAATCGTTGGTCCTCGCAACGGCGCACGGGGCTTGTCCAGCTATCCGCATCCGTGGTTGATGCCGGATTTCTGGCAGTTTCCCACCGGCTCGATGGGCATCGGACCCATCAGCTCTATCTACCATGCACGTTTTATGCGCTATCTGGCACATCGCGGCCTGCTGCAGTGTGAAAACCGAACGGTGTGGGGCGTATTCGGCGATGGCGAGATGGATGAGCCGGAGTCCATGAGTGCGCTGACGTTGGCGGCACGCGAGAAACTGGATAACCTCGTGTGGGTCGTCAACTGCAACTTGCAGCGCCTGGATGGCCCCGTGCGGGGCAATGGCCGAATCATCGACGAACTCGAGCGGCTGTTTTCCGGTGCTGGTTGGAGCGTTATCAAGTTGCTGTGGGGTAGCGACTGGGATGGCCTCTTTGCTCGCGACGCCAACGGTGCCTTGACGCAGGCCTTGGGCGACACCGTTGACGGTCAGATGCAAACCTTCGCGGCGAAGGATGGGCGTTTCAACCGTGAGCATTTCTTTGGGTAAAATCCGCAGCTTGCTTTGTTGGCGCAGGGTATGACCGACGAGCAGATTGACCGCTTGAAGCGAGGCGGCCACGATTTGGTCAAGATCTACGCCGCCTATGCCAAAGCGGCCGAACGAGATGGTCGTCCTACAGTCATCCTGGCTCATACGAAGAAGGGGTATGGCATGGGTGCGGCAGGCCAGGGCCGTATGACCACGCATTCGCAGAAGAAGCTCGATGATTCCCAGCTGATTGAGTTCAGGAATCGGTTCAATCTGCCGCTGACAGACGATCAGGCGACCTCTCTGACCTTCCTGAGACCCGAGGCGGAGAGCGATGAGATGCGATACATGCGGTCGCGACGGGAGGGGTTGGGCGGCGCTTTGCCCAAGCGCAATATACAGTGTGGTGTGGTTGCAAAACCTGCGCTGGCTTCCTATGCGCGATTCGCGGTTGAGGCCAACGGCAAAGAGATGAGCACGACGATGGCCTTCGTGCGCTTGCTCGGGCAGTTGCTGAAGGACAAGGAATTGGGTCCCCGCATCGTGCCAATCGTTGCTGATGAGGCACGCACCTTTGGGATGGCCAACCTCTTCAAGCAGGTGGCCATCTACAGCAGTGTCGGCCAACGGTACGACCCGGAAGATATCGGTTCGGTATTGGCGTACCGAGAGGCGTTCAACGGCCAAATCTTGGAGGAGGGGATTAGTGAGGCTGGCGCGATTGCCAGCTGGACGGCGGCAGCAACGAGTTATAGTGTTCACGGCCTCGCTATGTTGCCGTTCTATATTTACTACTCCATGTTCGGCTTCCAGCGTATTGGAGACGCCATCTGGGCAGCTGCAGACCAGCGAGCTCGCGGATTCCTGCTTGGCGCTACCTCGGGGCGCACCACGTTGGGAGGAGAAGGTTTGCAACACCAGGACGGAACCAGCCATTTGGTTGCTGCAACCATTCCCAATTGCAAGGCCTATGACCCCGCCTTTGCGGCAGAGATGGCCGTGATCGTTGACGCCGGCATTCGGGAAATGATGCTGGAGCAGCAAGACGTCTTCTACTACGTCACGCTGATGAATGAAAGCTATGCGCAGCCCAACTTGTCCGCCGACGTCGAGGCTGCGATCTTGCGGGGATGCTACAAGTTCGACGATTGGCAGCGCCGGGATATAGCGTCTTCGACAGCTTCGGCCCGGCAGGTCACCTTGATGGGCTCCGGAGCCATCTTGACCGAAGTCATTAAGGCGGCACAGCAACTGGCTAGCGAAGGCATCGATGTCTCGGTCTACAGCGTGACAAGCTGGAGTGAACTGGCCCGTGATGGCGCTTTGCATCGCAACCGTGAACTCCTAGGTGAGGCGAGCAATGAAATTCCGTTCCTCCAACTGCAACTGGAGCAGAGCGCGGGCCCGATTATCGCAGCAACAGACTATGTCCGCGCGGTGCCGGAGAGCGTCCGGGAATATGTGCCGACGGGTCGCCGGTACCTGACTTTGGGAACCGATGGCTTTGGCCGAAGTGATACGCGCGGGGCCCTTCGCGAGTATTTCGGCGTTGATGCAGCATCGATTGTCCGGGCGGCTAAGTACTCGCTGGACTAGTTCTGCGCTATTGGGTCCACGTCTCGCGAATCTCACAATATTGCCGGTAGACGAGCAGCTAACGCCCCGCGCAACTGCGGGAGCGCACGCTGCCCGACGCACTTCTGCGGCGCTCGTTATCACGTCGGTATTAGTCGCGGCGCGCTCAGGCGGGGCCCTTTGTCACGCTGCGCGATGGTGGGCCATTCGTCGAGATCCCGCTGGGACTGCGCTGATGTCGATAGAAAGGGTCACTTCCAGCCAACAGCCCTCGACGCCCTGCACGTCGCGCCGGTAGAAGGACGCCCCCCATCGCTGTGCCAGTCACTTCGGCCGCGCGCAAGCACCCAAGTAGAGCACAGTTAGCGGCAGCCTGCTGCATGCAGGCTCTCGCGCTCGATTAATGACTGACTTGGTTGCTGCCGACCATACTCCATCTTTCTGCACCGTGACTGGCTGAGGCGGCAGTGAAAACCAGCAGCTTGATCGCACGATGTGTCCGGCATGCCGTTCACACTGTGTATATCTCCCTTGCACGCTCCGCTGGGGAGCCTCTATTCTCTTGGTTGGAAACCTCGACGTGAAGTACAGCTTACCAGAATACAACAGCCTCGAGCGCATGGAAGGTAACGACACGAGGCCAGCCGTCAGGCTAAGTTTTCGACACGCTCGACGACGTCAGCCAAAAAAAGCTGAAAGGCCATATCCACGACAAGCTCAATGATCTTGTGATTAGACAGCGCTTCAGTTGAGGCGCGACTGGAAGCGTTGGCTGGTTGCCTACTGCAAAGCTAGCAAACGGAGGATGGCATGAAAGGCAAGACACTACTGGCCACGGCGGCGATGCTGGTGGCAATCACGGCTGCATGGGCGCAACCCAAAACCCGCGTGGACGTCACGCAGTCGCCTGAGCGGGCGACTGCGACTGGAACCGCGAAGCTCACCGCCACGATCGCCAAGATCGATGCGCCGAGACGAACTGTCTCTTTGAAATCCGGCGACGGCAAGATAACAGATCTCGTGGTGGGACCGGAGGCCAGGAACTTCGAACAG includes:
- a CDS encoding amino acid ABC transporter permease, with product MSFYQVLAGIFGGFKITAIVSALALLYAVPFSLVFGILQHFAKGSVRIFITGLIEFWRSSPVIVLLYAFYYSFPAVGINLSAITVGAMVLGLNTGGYGSQSVRAALQALDHGQLEAGLAIGLTRFDVLRFIELPQAITRMIPTFINQAIQLIKGTALVSLITLTDMTFRAKEIAQVQYNPVAIYSGLLLAYFIVCYPVTIMGRRIEIAFGKSRQAIYEL
- the ehuD gene encoding ectoine/hydroxyectoine ABC transporter permease subunit EhuD — protein: MNFDITYALRIIPEVLHGLGNTILVTILSSIGAALLGFGWEILRRSSKPMRYMMRFVIDFIRSTPVLVQLYFLFFVLPYYNIVLPAMFVGVFGLSLYYSGYLAEVFKAGIDAIPRGQYEAAQSLRLSKFDTVAFVIAPQMLRNIAAPMGSYFVSILKSTPYLAVLAVPEMLGSAFDVAADSYRYAEPMMVAGSLFLILALTVAMFVQRLERRLLLPSRR
- a CDS encoding amino acid ABC transporter ATP-binding protein, whose protein sequence is MRAIKVEPEFVTGKPSVEIRHLSKWYGDFKVLKDVNLSVSNGERIVICGPSGSGKSTLIRCINQLEVHEEGQIFVYGEEIRAGMKNLSYLRRDIGMVFQQFNLFPHLTVLQNCTLALIRARKMGKDEAQKTAMRNLEKVRIPEQAHKYPMQLSGGQQQRVAIARALCMAPKIMLFDEPTSALDPEMVNEVLDVMTTLAREGMTMLCVTHEMAFARKVADRVIFMDSGEIVEEAAPQKFFNSPQAERTRRFLEQIVH
- a CDS encoding GntR family transcriptional regulator produces the protein MTKHALTRNGLSLHEGLRAEISKRIAAGVYLRGEAIPSTSQLSDEFDVSPITVKRAVRDLQSAGMLMSVPGKGIFVKEQRRFIRALGDWMSSMDDARRLGFTPTLELLSISKEKITDPALALLKPPQRSLLCVRKVIFADGTPIMYDSAYISADVPDQMVEEFGERFIVDVLRAHNIELTNMSLIIDAAPVSQGAQQVFAIPNGYPMLRRLYHIEANEPGFDVFGVVESPFDRLACSVSFPAERINAKK
- a CDS encoding Lrp/AsnC family transcriptional regulator — protein: MNLDTTDLRILDELQQNSALTNVELARRVHLSPSPCLARVKALASAGVIRRYVALVSAAALGLGLNVFISISLKDQSKDSLTEFERRIAEHDEVMECYLMTGDSDYLIRVAVADMAALERFILEQLTPIPGIEKIRSSFALKQVRYKTALPLPLQQR